The Cryomorphaceae bacterium sequence CGGTGTGAAGCAGCAACTCTTTTCGCAACTCGAAACCTTTGTGGACGAAGACTGTATTCTTGCCTCCAATACCTCGTCACTCTCCATTGCCTCGTTGGCCGGTCCGTGCGACCACCCGGAGCGCTTCATCGGCATTCACTTCTTTAACCCCGCGGCCCTTATGCCGCTGGTAGAGGTGATCCCTGCCCTGCAAACTTCACCCGAGGTGCTTCAAACCGTCCAAAAACTCATTGCCGATTGGGGCAAGGTGGTGGTAGTGACAAAAGACACCCCAGGCTTTATCGTAAATCGCGTGGCGCGTCCGTTTTACGGCGAGGCCATCCGCATTTACGAAGAAGGTATTGCCGATATGGCCACCATTGACTGGGCCATGAAAACCATCGGAGGCTTCCGTATGGGGCCTTTTGAACTGATGGATTACATTGGTAACGACATTAACTACACCGTTACCGAAACCGTGTACGAGGCCTTCTTTTACGACCCGCGCTACCGTCCGTCGTTTACGCAAAAGCGCGTGGTGGAAGCCCGTCGCCTCGGACGCAAAAGCGGTATGGGCTACTACGATTACCGCGAAGGAGCGGAGCCCCCTGCTCCTACCACAGACGAAGGTTTGGGTCATCAAATTGTAAACCGAATCGTGGCCATGCTTATCAACGAAGCCGCTGATGCCCTTTTCTGGAACATCGCCAGCGCCCGCGATATTGACCTGGCCATGACCAAGGGCGTGAATTACCCCAAAGGACTCTTGGCCTGGGCCGATGAACTGGGCGTGCTGAATGTGTACAACCGATTGGAATCGCTCTACGAGGAGTATGCCGAAGATCGATACCGACCTTCGCCCCTGTTACGCCGTATGGCTCGTGAAAATCATCGATTTTATTCGTGAGCGATTCACAACATAGCGCCAAAAAAATTGTAGACCGCATGTACAACCACGACCCCTTCAGTCAGTGGCTGGGCATTGAGCGACTGGAAGACGGTCCGGGAACATCCACGCTCCGCATGACGGTGCGTGAGGAAATGCTCAACGGTTTTTCCATCGCCCACGGCGGAATTACTTATGCACTTGCCGACAGCGCACTTGCTTTTTCCGCCAACGCCCACGGCATACAATCGGTCTCCATCGAAACTTCGATAGCTCACACCAAAGCCGTTCATTGCGGCGACGTACTGACCACGCAGGTAGAAGAAATAAGTCTTTCGCGCCGGTTGGGGATATACCAAATCAAGGTATTAAACCAACACAACGATATGGTGGCGCTGTTTAAAGGAACGGTGTACCGCACCTCCAAACCCTGGGAAATAGAAAACGAAGAAACCTCTGAATCATGAACCAAGCATACATAGTTGACGGTGTACGCACACCGATAGGAAATTTTGGCGGCACCCTTGCTCCGGTGCGCGCCGACGATCTTGCTGCCCACCCTTTGCGCGCATTGATGGCCCGCCACCCTCATTTGGATCCGGCAGCCATTGAAGATGTGATTCTGGGCTGTGCCAACCAGGCCGGTGAAGACAACCGAAATGTGGCCCGTATGGCACTGCTGCTGGCGGGATTACCCTGGTCGGTGCCGGGCGAAACCGTAAACAGATTGTGTTCATCAGGGATGGCTGCGGCGATGAATGCTGCCCATGCTATTGCCGTGGGAAACGGATCGGTTTTCGTAGCCGGTGGTATGGAGCACATGACACGCGGCCCATGGGTAATTTCAAAAGCCTCTGCTCCTTTTGGACGTGATTCGCAGATGTTCGACACAAGTTTCGGATGGCGCTTTATTAACCCAAGAATGCAGGAACTGTACGGCACCGACGGCATGGGCGAAACAGCCGAAAACCTGGTAGATTTATACCACATCAGCCGCCAGGATCAGGATCGTTTTGCAGCGTGGTCGCACGAAAAAGCCACTGCTGCCCGTAATAGCGGGCGCCTGGCTAAGGAAATTGCTTCTGTGGAAATTCCAAGAAGAAAACAAGACCCGCTTCTTTTTGAGCACGATGAGTTTATCAAGCCCGGCACGAGTGTGGAAGTACTCGCCAAATTGCGGCCTGCCTTTCGGCGCGAGGGCGGTACGGTCACTGCGGGAAATGCTTCGGGATTGAACGATGGAGCAGCTGCCCTTTTGCTTGCTTCAGAGCAGGGATTGAACGACCACGATTTGAAACCAATGGCGCGCATTGTTGCCTCTGCCGTGGTGGGCGTTGAACCCCGTATTATGGGAATAGGGCCGGTTGAGGCCAGCCGCAAAGCCCTGAAGCGCGCAGGACTTACGCTCGACCAGATAGACATCATTGAACTCAATGAGGCGTTTGCGGCTCAATCGCTGGCCTGTACGCGTGAACTCGGTCTGGACGATCGCGATGAGCGCATCAACCCCAACGGAGGTGCCATTGCATTGGGGCATCCACTGGGAATGACCGGAGCGCGCTTGCTGTTAACTGCTGCTCTCCAGTTGCGCGAAACCGGCAAGCGTTACGCGCTTTGTACGCTGTGTATCGGTGTGGGCCAGGGTTATGCTGTGGTGCTGGAGCGCGCCTAAGGCTGCTTGCATCTGATTTTTCCGCAGAGCCCGGTAGCATTTTGCCTCAGGGGAAAAAGAAATCCATCGGCGGGAAGAGCGATTCCAACAGACGCTCATTATAATCCAGAAAATAGGTTTCCGGATTCATGCTGGAGTGAATGATAATCTGGCCCGAAGGGGCTTCATAGGCCCGAACAATCACGTCTTCCGCATTTTTAAACTGGTAAGCCACCTCAAACAAAGGCTCGGATTCAGGGCGATAGGCATCGGCAAAGTAGGAATGCTTTGTGTCGAGCATAGACACCGTGTACTGGATACGCGGTTCTTCGGGCACCAGAGCATTTCCGTACATCCAAACTTCGGGATCTTGCACATCAAAAGTATAGATGTGCTCGGGAGAATAGCGAAACTCTATCCGCTCCAGTTCGCGAACATCCAGTTTCAGAATACGTTGGTTTCTCCACGTTGAGAAAATCTGGTTGAAATTGGGTCCGAAAAAATTCTCAGCGCTGTAAACCTGTTCTCCGTCTGTAAGCCGCACATAGGTGATTCCACGAGAGCGGTCGCGTGGTTCATCCGGACTTTTTCCTTTGCGGTTGTCGTAATACTGAAAAGCCCCGATTTTAAAATCAATAATGACTCCCTGATTGCCGATGGCAATTACCCGCGTAGCGAGAGAATCTTCCATTTCGAGTTCAGCCCATTGTTCACGCGTGGTTCCTTTGAGCCGGCTCGGGCGAAGTTTTTCCAATTCCTCCAACAAAATCTCAATACGTCCTTCATGGAGGGGCATATTTGTTGTTCCTCGCATGACACGCCATTCGTCTCCACTTAAAAAGATCACCACTTCGGCATGATTCTCAGACCGCGCATAAATCTTAAGCGTGTGTATATCCTCTACCGGAACTTTTGGAAACTGGTGCTGAAAGGTGTTCTCTCTGTGCTCATCCAGCCACATGGTCATGAGCCAGATTCCGGAGAGGGCAATCAGTAGGGCCAGCATCCACAACGTGGTATTTCGCGTAGTTCGGGCCATCAGGAATTCGAGTAATCAGCCTGCATTCGTTTTTTGCGCAATGATCTGCGCTGTTGAAAGCGAATGAGGCCTATGATTAGAACAATCGCTACCGGAAGCAGAAAATTTAAAAATTTAAGTGTTGTACGCGTGCCATCTTCCATGGCCTCAATCGGCCTGCTCTGAACCAAACGGTTGCGCAGTTGAACCAGACCATCATCATCCAGCAACCAATCAACCGCATTCACAAAAAAGTTGATATTGTCTGGTTGCAGTTGACGGGCCTGATCGCGCGGACCGTTTACGGCAAAGTCGCCGTCGGTCATCACCACCATTCTGGTGAACTCGCCGCGCAAAGCACCCGTGAGAGAAGCAGCTACCGTGATGTGTTCGCGCTTGTAATCGGCGAGTGTCCATTGGCGTTGCACGTCCAACACCTGCGGCAAGGGTAGCGCGTGCGCTTGCGCAGAAGTGTGAAGCACGGGTTCGAAGATAAAAGTGGTGTCTCCTTCGTATTTCAATTCAGACGGAAACTGAAACATCACTGCATCGAGGCCACCAGAAATAGGATTTCCAGAAATGCCCTGCATCAGAGGAAGGTATGGGAACGGTACATTGCTGGCATAGGTGAAAAAACCTTGCGTTTGTTGCAGCGTCAGGGCTCCACATCGATTGTCAACAACCAGGTTACGCTCCACCACAATACCGTAATTTCTGAGCCATTCCTTCATACCATTCTCTGCAGGAGTGGCAAGAAACTCCACAAAGTCACCTTTAACGGGATTAAAAGCCACGAGCAGACGCCCGCCATTAGAGATATAGTCGTCCAGAAAATCAAAATGCCACTGCGGAATGGTGTCAACAGGGTTCACCCAAAGCATTGCCGGATACCTATCTACTGACGGCACCGTTCCTCCGGCAATCCAATAGGGCTGCACGTCGTACAGCACCGACATTTCTGCCATGACCTGAGCCAGTTCCGGCAACTCAGGTTCACCGTGGCCCTGGATAAAGCCAAGGGTGGGTTTTTCCTGTACGGCAAGTTTCCTGATAGCACTCGAAAGGGCGTATTCCATCGATCCGTCGGGCGGAATAAAAGGAATCACTTCCATTTCCTCTCCCATTTCTACCGTGGCGCCAAGGTAGGCCCGCATTTGCTTTTTGCGATCTTTCTCGCGCACTTCAATCATCACCGGCGGCAATCCCTTTTCGCTTGCTTCCTTTTCGAGTTCTTCCGATTCGTTGGGATTGATAAACTCGTACACAAGGTTTCCGCGTGTAAGAGCTGCATACTCCACCAGCATCTCCTTGAACTGATTGCGGGCGCGAAGAAAATCAGGCGGTAGATCCTCGCTGAAATAGGCTCTGACGGTAACCGGCTCCGGGAGGTCGCGCAAGATACCTTTGGTAGCACTGCTCAGAGTAAACTGCTTGTTTTCACTCCAGTCGAAACGTGTGTAAAACCGCGCCGACAGCAGGTTTAACATTACGATGATGCCAACTACCAGCAACCAATTGACTGAAAAACGAGAGCTTCTCTGACTCATGATTGTCCACTGATTTTGATTCGGTTGATTTGCTGCTCGGCCAAATAAACCCCAAGGAAAGCGATGGAAACAAAATAGATAATGTTTCGGGTGTCTACCACGCCACGGGCAATTCCCTCAAAATGATTGGACATATTGAGGTAAAAGAATACCTGGCCGGCCATCCCGGTGAGGTTTTGCGACAACACACCAAACACAATGTGAAAGCAAAGTCCAATGACAAGGGCTATTAAAAATGCCACTACCTGGTTGGATGTAAGGCTACTTGCAAAGATTCCAACTCCTATATACGAAGCGCTCATCAGCAAGAGCCCGAGATAACCGCCGATCATTTGTCCCGTATCGGGATTACCGATGTAATACAATGTAATGATATACGGTAGGGTACAAAGTAATGCCACAGCAATCAGAAACCACGCCGCGAGGAATTTGCCCATCAACCATTGACGTTGATTGAGGGCTTTGGTAAGCATAAGTTCCAGTGTTCCGCTTTTCCGTTCTTCGGCAATAAGGCGCATGGTGAGTGCGGGGATGAAGAAGAACAGCGACCAGTATGCAATCGCGAAGAATACGCTGAGGCTGGCTTGACCAACGAGGAAAACATCGCTCCCGTAAAACCACGTAAAAAAACCGCTGAAACCCAGAAATAGCACCAGCATTACATAGGCCACGAGCGAGTCGAAGTAGGATGCGATTTCACGGCGGGCTATGGTTAAGGTTGTTCTCATGATTACGATTTATAGGGTTAGACCACGGAATATATCTTCGAGGCTGGTTTCTGACGGGCTCATTTCCAATATATACCAACCATTGACTGCGCATGTCCGAGTGAGTGATTGGGCAAACGCGTTGACATCTGTCACTTCTGCTTCCCAGAGATTTGATGGAGCATCCAGGGTAGATAATCGCCCGGTTTCGGGCCAGCTTTCGAGGGTTTGTGAAACACTGCTCAAGTCATTTCCTCCCAGCCTGATGCGCACCATGTTTTTTCCGCTTGCCTGTTGCTTAAGTGATGCTGCTGTGCCATCGGCTACGATTTCACCCCGGTTGATAATAAGGATACGATCGCAGGTGGCTTCTACTTCCGGAAGGATGTGGGTGCTTAGAATAACGGTTTTCTCGCGGCCAAGATCCTTGATGAGTTTGCGTATTTCCACAATCTGGTTTGGATCGAGTCCGGTGGTTGGTTCATCCAGAATCAGCACTTCAGGGTTGTGAATCATGGCTTGCGCAAGGCCCACGCGCTGGCGGTAACCTTTGGAGAGTTCGCCTATTTTTTTGTGCTTCTCACGATTCAGACCACACACGCCTACCATTTCGCGAATACGACGACTTACCTCGGCAGAGGGCACTCCCTGCACCCGCGCACAAAAATCCAGGTAATCAATTACCGGCATTTCCGTGTATAGCGGATTGTTTTCGGGTAAGTAGCCAATATGTTTTCTGATTTCAGGCCCGTCATTTAGTACCGACCACTCTCCTACCCGAATATCGCCGCTTTCCACCTCCATACATTGGGTAATCATCTTCATGGTGGTGGTTTTTCCCGCCCCGTTGGGGCCCAAAAAACCGAGTACTTCTCCGGTGCGAACTTCAAAGGACAGGTCGTTCACTGCCTTCTGTATTCCATAGGTTTTCGAAACCCCGTCTACCACTACGTTCATGGCTTAAATGTCGGCTTTTTAAGGTTCACTGCGAATGTAAGAAGTCAGAAACTTTCGGATGAAAAATGAATGCCTGGCAAGTTGTTAAAATTCATTAAGGACAGCCCCAAGCGTTCGGACATATTCTTCCACGTATAAATGCCGTGTTTTATACCTGTATTGCATGACCCAGCGTGGATGAGGGAGTGTGCCCAGTTTGCTGAAAAAGCCGTGCTCCGTGTTCTGCTTTTCCAGAAAGCGATGGTTCTGCCCCTTGCCTACGGTAAAGGCAACACTCCTTTTAATATTCATAGTCAATTGTTTATTCATGCTTTCAAGAATAAAAGGCGTGGTGGCTTCCCGAAGCTGGGGAGTATCGTAATAATTCATATTGATTCCGTTGTGCACAAAACCTATAGGACACACAGAGCTAAAATGAAAATGTGCAAAGAAATGCTGAGCTCCTCCAAATGCGTCAATAACATCATAAATAAAGGTGGACGAGGGCTCTGTTCTTTTGGGGTGTGGATTGGGTATTCCACAGTTTTCCTGTAAGCGAACAGGGTCGGTAAAACCTATCCCTGTTAACCCTGCACCCAATCTACCGGGATTGATACCAAAAAGCAGCACACGCGGATTGCTGTCATTGTAATAGCGCTGATAAAAAGCCGTCATTCCGTTGCGCACTTGCTCTTTACGAAAAGGTAACAGCGGTTCTACTCCACCAGGTAATGAAGGTACTGTCAAAGCGTCGTAAAAACGGAGCATTTGCTCGCCAAAGGTTTTTGTTGTGTGCATCATTGCAAATTACAGAAAGGATCAAAATAAAAAAAGCCGCGCGATGGCGGCTTTTGTATGAAGCTAATAGAAGTTACTTCTTGTCTTCTGAGGCGGTTGCCTTTTTCGCAGCAGGTGCTGTTTTCACCGGTGTAACTTTGGTGCGGGTTGCAGTCTTCACGCCACTTGTTTTGTTGGCTGCTGAAGGTCCTTTGGGACGGCCAGGGCCTCTCGTCGCCGATGTTTTAGGAGTGGCGGGCTTTGCAGCTGCAGATTTTGGAGCAGCAGCCTTAGCAACTACAGGATTGGTAGGCTTCGTTACTGCTTTCTTGCGGCGGGGTTTGCGGGGCTTTTCCTTGGGTGAGGTAACTTTCTTGCCGTACTCGGCTTTGATCTTTCCAGGCGCCTCAAACCAGCTCTTCAGCGCAACAAATTTAATACGACCGCCTTTGGCGAAGGTATCAACGCGGCCACTATTCTTTCGTAGTCGGAATGCACTGTTTATAATGGCGTTGGTCACTGACTGACGACGTTCTTCTTTCAGTTTGAAATAAACCATCGCCTCTTCCACCAATTCTTCGTAAGTCAGAGGTTTGTCGAGCTGCTGCAATCTTTTAAGAATAAATGCGCCCCAAATAGATTTGGGACCTCGTTTCTTTCCTTTACTCGCTTTTGGGGCAGCTTTACTTTCTGAGGTTGCACCGGCCTTTGCTTCGGTGGTTTTTGCTTTTGAAGCAGCAGTTGAAATAGCCTGCGCACCCCCCACAGAAATCTGAATTTGAGTTGTATTGTCGCCCAACTGATCGAGCACACCTTTAATGTGTTCCAACCGCGACAGGGTTTTTCGAAGTTCTTCGTGGTAGAAGTCGCGCATTGTAGCTACCTCAGAATCTTTGAATTGAAAAGTTGCCATTAGATTTAATTTTTTTAGTTTGAGCAAATGTACAATAATTAAAATGACATGAACAAAACCTGCAATCATAAAAATTGTTCAAATACTTTAAAAGTGGCCGTATTTATTCATGTTTGGGGCTGATTGACCTGATTGTTTTGATTTAGATAATTGGTGTTTATCTTTGGGCGAAATCGAATAATTAATCGACAAAACTGAATATGCACCACACAGATTTGCCAGGAAATGCTCTACTTCACCAGGCGCAGCAGCGAATTAAGCCGTATGTAAATCGCACCCCGTTGCTGCGAAGCGACTGGCTTAATGAGTGGGCTGGGGCTGAATTGTGGTTCAAATGCGAAAACCTTCAGCGGGTCGGAGCTTTTAAGCCACGCGGCGCATTCAATGCAACATTGCAATTATCTGCCGAAGAAAAGCACAGGGGTGTTGCCACGCACAGTTCCGGCAATCATGCGCAGGCGCTGGCCCTTGTTGCCAAAACCCTGGGAATACAGGCTCACATTGTAATGCCGGAGAACAGCCCGGCCAGTAAAATTGCCGGTGTGCGCGAATTGGGTGGAGAAATCACTTTTTGCGAGGCTACCGTGGAAGCCCGTGAAGCTGTTTTAAAAGATTTACTTGCGAAAACAGGAGCTACGTACATTCCTCCCTACGACCACATGGACATCATCATCGGGCAATCAACCGCGGCGCTTGAAATATTTGAGGATGTGCCCGGCGTAGAAAATGTTTTGGTTCCGCTGGGCGGTGGCGGCCTCTTGAGCGGAACGGCGCTGGCGGCCAAATACAACAACCCCGGTTGCAAGGTTTATGGGGCAGAACCATTGAATGTTAATGACGGCGAGCGCTCGTTGAAAAGTGGAACTTTGTGTACCAATCCACCTGGCTCGTTTACCGTGGCCGACGGATTGCGCACCAACCTGGGCGAGCTGCCCTTTGAAGTGATGAAGTTGTTGGTTCACGACGTGTTGACCGCGCGCGAAGAAACCATTGCCATGGCCATGGAGCTGATTTGGCGGCGACTGAAAGTGATTGTAGAGCCTTCAGGCGCGCTGGCACTGGCCGTGCTTCATGAGCACCGCGACCTGTTTAAAGGGCAAAGGGTGGCGTTGATTCTGTCGGGAGGAAATGTAGATTGGTCTGCTGTACCTTTCCTCAAATAAACAGTCTTGTTATGGATTGTAATACTTGAGGGCTTCAGGCATAAACGCCTCAATATCTCTGATGCGACGCTCATCGCTGGGGTGTGTACTGAGAAGTTCAGGGGGCTTTTGGCCACCTCCTAACTGGCTCATACGCGTCCAGAAATTCACAGCTTCACGAGGGTCGTAGCCGGCCATGGCCATAAACACCATTCCAAGTCTGTCGGCTTCACTTTCATGGTTTCGAGAAAAAGCAAGTGTTCCCAATCCTGAGCCAATTCCAAAGCTTTGCAGCAGAATGTCACGGGTCAACCCGGGTTTTTCACTGGTCAACACATCCAATGTCATACCGGCGCCATAAACCATCACAGCCTGGCTCATTCGCTCATTGCCATGACGGGCCACGGCGTGAGCAATTTCATGCCCCATTACCACTGCAATGCCCGTTTCGCCTTCACAAACAGGCAAAATACCTGTGTAGAAAACCACGCGACCTCCCGGCATACACCATGCATTTACGGTTGGGTCATCCACGGTGTTGAATGTCCACTCAAAACCCTCCACTCTTTTCTTCTGGTTGATTTTCTTCATGTATTGCTCAACCGATGCCGCAATTTTATCACCCACATCTCTCACCATCCTGGCGCGTGAGTCATGCATTCCCAACACATTTGCATCTCCCAGGAAATCCGAATAAGCCTGGAGGCTCATGGAAATCATGGTGCTTTCCGGGTAGAGATTCATTTGCCGACGGCCGCTGATGGGCACGGTGGTACAGCCCACAAACAGCGCTACGGTGAGCCATGTGGTAAATCGGTTGTATTTTTTCATGCGGATGGGATGGTTGGTTTCAGGCAATTTCAGCCGTAAGGCCTCGATCGAGCAAGGCTGTACACCTAGGCTCAAGCTCATCATAAGTACCTTTTTTAACAGAGCATTTACCATTGTGATGCACTATATAGGTACATTGCTCGGCTTGAATGGGATCATGATCGCAAATTTCAATGAGCGAGTCAATGACGTAATCAAAGGTGTGCACATCGTCGTTAAACAGAATGATTTCGTGACTGGCAACCAATTCCTCTACCAGAACCTCCTGCGCGCGTATATCCGTTTGTTGTGACATTTCCATCAATTCTTCTGCAAAGTTACAGAAATAGCAATTACTGTCCTGTAACTTCTCTCGCTTCATCCACTTTGAGCAGGAAACCCAAAGCCATTGCCCTGATGGTGCTTTCTGTAACGCCTCTTTCCATAAACGTATCTTTCAAGGCCTCGACTTCGGCGTAGCTTTTAGTAGGACGGCTCAGGTAGTGCAACTTGCCATTGGGAAGCTGTAATCTTGAAACGCCGGCATCTGGTAGCGCAAGTATGGCATCGGCAACTTCCTGGGGCATTTCGTTTCCATAGGAACCGAGATCCAGCAAAAAACGAATGTCGCGCGGCTGAAAGTCGTAAGCGCTTTCCAGCTGAAAACCATCCACCTGAGCTGGCGGTGTAGCAGATTCGCCAGGTGCAGGTTCGGGTTCAACCGATGTAGGCTCCACGGGCTCGGTTTGGGGCGTTTCAGCAGCTCGCGGTGTGCCTGCAAGCACATCTTCACCTTCGGCAGCGAGTAAGGCACGGGCTTCTGCCATGGTAATTCTGCGACCATCGTAGTAGGCCGTAATAAAAGCATCGCTCACTCCGGCATTCATCACCACCTGTCGCTGGCTTTGGGCAAGTTCCACACTCGGAAACATCCCTGAGGTGTAGCGGATATATCCGTTGTTGGTAAGCTCGCTGTTGAGCGGCATGATGTTGTTCAAAGCGTCGGACGATACAGGTTTGGAGTACACACCCACCTGCACGGTAAAGAACAATCCGCGGATGCGCTCAACCTGAGTTGCAGTTGCTGCATCCGGATCGCTGTAGTAATCTGTTCGAAGATCTGTGGCAGGAGCTGTTCGCGGTGCTTCTACAGGCTGCGCCGTTCTCCCTGACTCAGGAGTTGTTGTGGAAATTGTGCCCGGAGCTTCTGAAGCCTGTGTCGTTTCTGCAGGTGCCGAAGATGACACCGCTGGTGCAGGACTTGTTGTTCCTGCCACGCGCTGTTTTCCTGTGGCCTGAGCAATCGCATCGGCTGCCTGTGACTCATCGGGAATTCGGTTCAGCGCGATGCGCTCGCCGTTCAAATAGGCCACCACAAATGCGTCGTTGTATCCGCGATTTCGGATGTAGTCTCGTGCGCTCATGGCTCTGTTAAAGTCAGGAAAAAGTCCGGCAGTGTAGCGCGTAATTCCCTCGGCAACGCGGTCTGCTCTGATGGGCGAAAAACCGCTGAAGTGATCTTGCGGAATGGGATTTCGGAAAGCGCCCACCTGCACAGCAAATACCAGCCCCTCGGGCCAGGGGTTGTCAACCGGGATGGGGTTGGCAGTGGAGTACTGGGGCTGGGCGGTGGTTTCGAAACGCTGTGTGCTCACTCCCATCTGCAACTCGGGTATGGGCGCGTAGGCAGTTCGAGTAACGGGCGATTCCAAACGAGGCTCCGGTATTTCCATAGGACGGACTTGCTGAGGAGTTTCCGGTGCAGACGTTGTTGTAGCCGGCGAAGTATCGGCAATCGTTTCTGAGGGTTCTTCGTCTGCCTCAACGCTGGTCTGAGTTGCGCGTGGCTGTGGCACTTCTTCCGCCCTGCTTTCAGGTTCTGCATCCTGAATAACTTGTGCAGAGGGCTCTTGCACATCCGTTTGATCGACGCGGGGCTCTTGTGCAGCGGCTATCATGTCGGCTTCTTCCTGCACCAGGGATACCAACTCCCGCGATTGCGAAGGCTCCATTTTAGCAAGTACTTCATCTGCTTTGCTTCGCGAATCTTCGACTTCCTTGTTCAAGCGCGCAAGTTCATCGCGCAGTTGCTGGGCTTGTAAAAACAATGCACGGGCTTCATCTTGTAAACCGGTTGCCTTGCGAGATGCCTCTTCGCGCTCAGATTCATTATCTGCTTCATCGGCGCGGGCGGCCCACTCTTCAGACTCCACAAGTTTTCGCTCGGCATCATCCAATGCGGAGGAGGCCTCTACGGCGATGCGTTTTTTGTTCTGTTCGGCCTGGCGGGCCTGAGCCTGAAGGCTGAACCACTCCATCGCAACCGGGCTGGCTTCTACCCTTTCTATTTGCTCAGGGGTAAGACCGAAATCCTGTTGTACCACCGATCGCACCTCAGGCTCAAATGCCAAAATGGGCTCTTGCGCTGCTATTTGAACTGACCCTGTCTCCTCCGAAACTTCGCTTTCGTCGGCCTCAGCAGTTATGGCAAGCTCTGCCAGCGTTACCGATTGAATACTTTGACGCATGGTTTCGCCTGTAACAGCAATGGGCACTACGCGACTGGCTGATTCTTCCCATGCCATTTGACTTCCGGAATCAAGTTCATCCAAAACTGCATTCACACGGGCCAGCTTTTCGATGGCTTGGGCCTCGATGTAGAAAGCTTCTTTCATGCGCTGCATTCTCGCTGAGAAATTGCTCTCGCTGCGGGCTTCATTCCTTAATTCCGCAGCGCGTGCAAGAAGGGTTGCCGCGTCGTTCTGCTCTTGTTGCAAGCGCGAAACATCATCTTGCGTAATTCCTGACCAATTACGCGCCTCAAGTTGCTCCATCAAGTTGGAGTTCGACTCGCTGAAGTAGCTCCACTCCTGCTGATTAACCGAAGCAGCGCGCAATTGCATGGCTTCTTCGTCGCGAAGCAAATTGGTCAAGGCTTTCAGGCTTTCTTCATTCTCAATTTGGGTTCCCCGGCTTTCCACCAGTTGAATCACGCGATTGTGATGGCGCTGCAAATCTCCCGACATGCTTTCGAGTGCCAAAGAAGCTCCCAACGACTTGTATGACAAATCTTCCACATCACCGAAAACAATCAGTTCCTGCAAAGAAGCGAGGTAAGTTTCGGATGAACCCAGCCATTGCTGCACATTGCCCGCGTTGATTTCCGAGGCATCGGATACCTCCTCAACCGTCTCAGATTCATCGGCAACAAACTCTTCACCCGGCAATTGATCAGTGCTTTCACGACGTATTGCTTCCTCTGTAATCGGCATTTCTGT is a genomic window containing:
- a CDS encoding DUF4340 domain-containing protein; translation: MARTTRNTTLWMLALLIALSGIWLMTMWLDEHRENTFQHQFPKVPVEDIHTLKIYARSENHAEVVIFLSGDEWRVMRGTTNMPLHEGRIEILLEELEKLRPSRLKGTTREQWAELEMEDSLATRVIAIGNQGVIIDFKIGAFQYYDNRKGKSPDEPRDRSRGITYVRLTDGEQVYSAENFFGPNFNQIFSTWRNQRILKLDVRELERIEFRYSPEHIYTFDVQDPEVWMYGNALVPEEPRIQYTVSMLDTKHSYFADAYRPESEPLFEVAYQFKNAEDVIVRAYEAPSGQIIIHSSMNPETYFLDYNERLLESLFPPMDFFFP
- a CDS encoding DUF4918 family protein, with amino-acid sequence MMHTTKTFGEQMLRFYDALTVPSLPGGVEPLLPFRKEQVRNGMTAFYQRYYNDSNPRVLLFGINPGRLGAGLTGIGFTDPVRLQENCGIPNPHPKRTEPSSTFIYDVIDAFGGAQHFFAHFHFSSVCPIGFVHNGINMNYYDTPQLREATTPFILESMNKQLTMNIKRSVAFTVGKGQNHRFLEKQNTEHGFFSKLGTLPHPRWVMQYRYKTRHLYVEEYVRTLGAVLNEF
- the pcaF gene encoding 3-oxoadipyl-CoA thiolase, yielding MNQAYIVDGVRTPIGNFGGTLAPVRADDLAAHPLRALMARHPHLDPAAIEDVILGCANQAGEDNRNVARMALLLAGLPWSVPGETVNRLCSSGMAAAMNAAHAIAVGNGSVFVAGGMEHMTRGPWVISKASAPFGRDSQMFDTSFGWRFINPRMQELYGTDGMGETAENLVDLYHISRQDQDRFAAWSHEKATAARNSGRLAKEIASVEIPRRKQDPLLFEHDEFIKPGTSVEVLAKLRPAFRREGGTVTAGNASGLNDGAAALLLASEQGLNDHDLKPMARIVASAVVGVEPRIMGIGPVEASRKALKRAGLTLDQIDIIELNEAFAAQSLACTRELGLDDRDERINPNGGAIALGHPLGMTGARLLLTAALQLRETGKRYALCTLCIGVGQGYAVVLERA
- a CDS encoding ABC transporter permease, with protein sequence MRTTLTIARREIASYFDSLVAYVMLVLFLGFSGFFTWFYGSDVFLVGQASLSVFFAIAYWSLFFFIPALTMRLIAEERKSGTLELMLTKALNQRQWLMGKFLAAWFLIAVALLCTLPYIITLYYIGNPDTGQMIGGYLGLLLMSASYIGVGIFASSLTSNQVVAFLIALVIGLCFHIVFGVLSQNLTGMAGQVFFYLNMSNHFEGIARGVVDTRNIIYFVSIAFLGVYLAEQQINRIKISGQS
- a CDS encoding ATP-binding cassette domain-containing protein — translated: MNVVVDGVSKTYGIQKAVNDLSFEVRTGEVLGFLGPNGAGKTTTMKMITQCMEVESGDIRVGEWSVLNDGPEIRKHIGYLPENNPLYTEMPVIDYLDFCARVQGVPSAEVSRRIREMVGVCGLNREKHKKIGELSKGYRQRVGLAQAMIHNPEVLILDEPTTGLDPNQIVEIRKLIKDLGREKTVILSTHILPEVEATCDRILIINRGEIVADGTAASLKQQASGKNMVRIRLGGNDLSSVSQTLESWPETGRLSTLDAPSNLWEAEVTDVNAFAQSLTRTCAVNGWYILEMSPSETSLEDIFRGLTL
- a CDS encoding 3-hydroxybutyryl-CoA dehydrogenase yields the protein MTIGVVGAGTMGRGIAQVAATTGHRVLLYDNQSVGLQAAMQSLTGLFDKLVAKEKISRNDADAILQRIEPVDHLDSMEPCNLIIEAIVENLGVKQQLFSQLETFVDEDCILASNTSSLSIASLAGPCDHPERFIGIHFFNPAALMPLVEVIPALQTSPEVLQTVQKLIADWGKVVVVTKDTPGFIVNRVARPFYGEAIRIYEEGIADMATIDWAMKTIGGFRMGPFELMDYIGNDINYTVTETVYEAFFYDPRYRPSFTQKRVVEARRLGRKSGMGYYDYREGAEPPAPTTDEGLGHQIVNRIVAMLINEAADALFWNIASARDIDLAMTKGVNYPKGLLAWADELGVLNVYNRLESLYEEYAEDRYRPSPLLRRMARENHRFYS
- a CDS encoding hotdog fold thioesterase, with protein sequence MYNHDPFSQWLGIERLEDGPGTSTLRMTVREEMLNGFSIAHGGITYALADSALAFSANAHGIQSVSIETSIAHTKAVHCGDVLTTQVEEISLSRRLGIYQIKVLNQHNDMVALFKGTVYRTSKPWEIENEETSES